TACGCCTCAGGCCTTTCTGCTGGACAGACCCAAGCAACGCCCTACGGGCTCACTGGGGCACGCCCCAGCCCCCGCTATTGCTTGACCGTAGCCGGTGGCTCTGCTGGCTGTTTGGCAGGCTCAGCGACGGCATGCGCGGGCACCGAGACACCAGCCCACGCGATGAAAAACCCGCCATCAGCGATGGAGCGACAAAGGCTCTCCGGCGTGTCCAATTTCGTGCCCTGCTGCGACCAGCAGCCGCAGCGCTTTTTGCTGGCGATGCATGCCGCAGGGTATGGGGCCTGTGTCGGCTTGGTTACCTCATCGTAGGCCGGGGCCGTATGAGGCAAGCCCTCAATGCGCGGCTGATAGGCCTGCGCGTATTCGACGGGCGTGGATGCCCTCGCCTGCTGGGCCTGGCCGCCCACAGTGGCAATAGGCGCAGATGCTGCACCAGGCGCAAAAACACCAGCTTGGCCAGATGCATCGGCTTTACCTAAACCCATGCCAATCCGCAAACCTACAACGCCAAGAATGGGAGAACCAATAAGAAGGGCAATCAATACCCAAACCTTGAAAGGGATTTTCCGCTTATGGGTGTGGGCCTCGGCGCTTTTGTAGTAGGCGTAAGCCTTTTTATTGAATTTGTATAGATGCTTGATCGAATCGGTGCGGGTTTTATCGCAGTTATCTTTCACTGCGCCCCATTCATGCACCGTCGATACCTGCATACCGAAT
This region of Paucibacter aquatile genomic DNA includes:
- a CDS encoding zonular occludens toxin domain-containing protein; this translates as MIELQTGLPGACKSLYTIDRLEVLRQQTQRPIFYVQRDQGDDSAPGIVELTLPWTPIKVEEWPSCPPGSIVVIDECQKVPGFRPRPTSQAAPVWAEPAMETHRGKGIDLVLICQHPSQLHVGIRRLVGRHLHAVRKFGMQVSTVHEWGAVKDNCDKTRTDSIKHLYKFNKKAYAYYKSAEAHTHKRKIPFKVWVLIALLIGSPILGVVGLRIGMGLGKADASGQAGVFAPGAASAPIATVGGQAQQARASTPVEYAQAYQPRIEGLPHTAPAYDEVTKPTQAPYPAACIASKKRCGCWSQQGTKLDTPESLCRSIADGGFFIAWAGVSVPAHAVAEPAKQPAEPPATVKQ